CGGATAATTTCTGCTTCTAATTTGCCTGCTGCTTGTTGACGAAGTTTACTTAATTTCTGCGCTGCGTGGGTGAATTTTTCTAATAATTTCTGTTCTTGCTGCTCTAAATTCTCGATGGATTGTTCACTGTCGGAAAGTTCAGCCAATTCTATTTGAATGCGGTTGTAATATTCAATCACTTCTCCCAAATTCGAGCCATATTTTCGGCAAATTAACTTTAACTCCCGGATACGTTCTTCTACTTCCAGTAACCTTTGGGGATCTGCCTCCAGGTTTTCTCCATAGGTATTAATTTGTCGGGAAACTTCAGCGATCGCTGTCTGGGCTTCTAGTATTAAATCTAACAACGGTTGCAATTGACTGTCATACTCCACCATATCTGTTAAAACTGCCTCACTATCCGCGAGTAAGTCTGTGGCGTTGGGTGTTTCTCCATCATTTTGATACAAAGCTTGGTAAACCTTGTAACTCATCTGTTGTAAATCCACCACATGATTTAAGCGTTGGTGTTCCTGTTGCAGTTGTTCAAGTTCGTCAGCTTCGGTGAGATTTGCCTCTCCTAATTCCTTGACTTGGTAGGTTAATAAATCTAGTTGCTGCAAGCGTTCCCGCTCCGAGGTGCGGCGTTTTTCCAAGGCTAAATGTGCCTGTTGGTAGCTGTTAAAACTTTGACTCACTGTTTGCCGTTGCCCTAAAACCGATTCTCCCCCATAGATATCTAACCATTCCCGTACAAGGGTAGCTTTTCCTACCTGAACTGTTTGTCCTTGGGCAGTGATTTCCACGAGGCGATCGCGCAATTCGTTCATGACTTGGCGATTAACTAATACCCCATTCACCCGCGATCGGCTACGGACATTACTGACAGTGGCGGAAATTTCCCGACTGACAACTACGGTGCTGTCTTCGATTAAATCTAGTTCCTGCTCACTTAACCAAGCAGCTAGGGCAGAATTGGTAGTAAAAGTTGCTTCCACTAAAGCGCGACTTGTACCAGTGCGAATGACTCGACTAGATACCTTCCCCCCTAAAGCAGCATCAATGGCATCAAGGATAATCGATTTTCCTGCACCCGTTTCCCCTGTGAGTACATTTAAGCCAGTGCCAAATTCTAATTCTAATTTGTCGATTAAGGCGAAATTTTCTATACGTAACAGAGATAGCATTGAAATCAATTCTCCCTGGCAGCTGATATCCAGTGAAATTCCCAAAATATAAGTCTGGCAACCTTTGAAAGACTACCTACCCTAGTTTAATGTTACCTGAAGCTATCGTGTAGCTGACTATAGACTTTCTTAAGGCAATTTAAATATCTTTGAGTGGGAAAAAGTCACAAAAAATACAGTGTCAGGAAGATACATCACATTGACTGATTAATCAACCCAATAAAGATAATACCGCTCACTATCTACCCAAGCTCTGGTAAAATTTTTCACCGGGACTATATTTAAATCATTACGGCTATTTTTCAACTCTTTGTGTAAAATCAGCAACATCTTCTTTTTCTCCGGTTGATTTTTTAACAAAACTGTAATTTGTCTTAGTACTTCTGCTTGTTCAACTGGTTGACGACTACCTTTAAATAGGGTGTAACTTCCCATTTTTTGTAGTTCGGGATAGTAAAGTTTGCGATTAAGATAACCTGATAATGCTGCCATGTTAGCATCTCGACTAGCAACGATAAATTCATTAGCTAATTGGGATTTTTGCAGATAATTAGCTGTTTCACGAGCCGCAGAAAATGGTATAATCAAGTCTCTCGAAAAAGCGTAAATTCCCCCGCAAAACTGGACAGAGAGAATCACCATGAACACAATATTGTGCCATTTGTGAGCAGTTTGATTGAATTTATTGAAAAAAGGTACTTTCTGAATTAAAAAATTAGAGTCTGGATAATATTTGGCGAGCCACAAGGCAGCAATAAATACTAAATAAAGATGTCCAAAATGTCGAGGCATCCCGGAAAATCTCAGATATGTAAACATCAAAATTATCGAAGTTCCGGCACTATAGAAGAAAAACGGAAATGGCTTTTTCGATAACTTAACTAAGGTTAAAAATGCAATCAAGAGAGCAACGACACCACAAACTATTAAATCCAACCATCTTTTTCTAGTTGGAATAATTAATAAATAGCTTCCAAACAGTCTACCTGTGGTTTTCAGTAGATTACGAAAATCTAATTGTACTACCCACCCATTATCTAATCCACCATGAAGATAACTATCTGAAGG
The Calothrix sp. 336/3 DNA segment above includes these coding regions:
- the recN gene encoding DNA repair protein RecN, which codes for MLSLLRIENFALIDKLELEFGTGLNVLTGETGAGKSIILDAIDAALGGKVSSRVIRTGTSRALVEATFTTNSALAAWLSEQELDLIEDSTVVVSREISATVSNVRSRSRVNGVLVNRQVMNELRDRLVEITAQGQTVQVGKATLVREWLDIYGGESVLGQRQTVSQSFNSYQQAHLALEKRRTSERERLQQLDLLTYQVKELGEANLTEADELEQLQQEHQRLNHVVDLQQMSYKVYQALYQNDGETPNATDLLADSEAVLTDMVEYDSQLQPLLDLILEAQTAIAEVSRQINTYGENLEADPQRLLEVEERIRELKLICRKYGSNLGEVIEYYNRIQIELAELSDSEQSIENLEQQEQKLLEKFTHAAQKLSKLRQQAAGKLEAEIIRELKPLAMEKVQFQVAVVPTSPSVTGTDKIAFMFSPNPGEPIQPLTEIASGGEMSRFLLALKTCFSQTEAPGTMVFDEIDVGVSGRVAQAIADKLHQLSHRQQVLCVTHQPLIAALADRHFRVDKQVIKQVKGKKENNGHGEERTVVRVTALDNLNQRREELAQLAGGKSAPDAIAFAESLLTQAATYRHQH